The following are encoded together in the Actinobacillus lignieresii genome:
- a CDS encoding LrgB family protein — protein sequence MIYLYSVLTIVAFFLSVKLSKKLAISLLNPFLLTLSLLLAILVIFQIPYKDYQQGTSPLSHFLGLAIVALAIPLYEQFPQIRRRWKAIGFILLLGTIVSICSGMLLALLFGGTKDIVAALMPKSVTMPLALVIAGEIGGEFALSAVGVMVAGLFGSILGVPILKLARITNPQAIGMSLGIASHALGTARCMEINAKSASYSSLALVICGLLSSFIAPLIFQLAVKWFM from the coding sequence ATGATTTATCTTTATTCCGTGCTGACTATTGTTGCATTTTTTCTGAGTGTGAAACTCAGTAAAAAATTAGCGATTTCATTACTCAATCCTTTTTTATTAACTTTATCGTTGTTATTAGCGATCTTAGTCATTTTTCAAATTCCGTATAAAGACTATCAGCAGGGTACTTCTCCGCTCAGCCATTTCTTAGGCTTAGCGATTGTTGCGCTTGCGATCCCGCTTTACGAACAATTTCCACAAATCCGCCGCCGTTGGAAAGCGATCGGTTTTATTTTACTGCTCGGCACTATTGTTTCGATATGCAGCGGAATGTTATTGGCACTATTATTCGGCGGTACAAAAGATATTGTTGCCGCACTGATGCCTAAATCGGTAACTATGCCGCTTGCGTTAGTGATTGCCGGCGAAATCGGCGGCGAGTTTGCTTTAAGTGCCGTCGGCGTCATGGTCGCGGGTTTATTCGGTTCAATATTAGGCGTACCGATTCTGAAATTGGCTCGTATTACTAACCCGCAAGCAATCGGCATGAGTTTAGGTATCGCCTCGCATGCGCTCGGTACCGCTCGTTGTATGGAAATCAATGCAAAATCAGCGAGTTATAGTTCGTTAGCTTTAGTGATCTGCGGTTTGCTTTCTTCATTTATTGCGCCGCTGATTTTTCAGTTAGCGGTAAAATGGTTTATGTAA
- a CDS encoding alternative ribosome-rescue factor A: protein MKQAQNTVYEHQRGEIRESAIKALVTDKLFRTRIEKNRKGKGSYQRNAKHRKVGYERGESPFKNVLMSNFKWAFLLVFSNYFT, encoded by the coding sequence ATGAAACAAGCACAAAATACGGTTTATGAGCACCAAAGAGGCGAGATCCGAGAAAGTGCGATAAAAGCACTTGTAACGGATAAATTGTTTCGTACTCGGATTGAGAAAAATCGAAAAGGCAAAGGGAGTTATCAACGAAACGCAAAACATCGCAAAGTAGGTTATGAGAGAGGTGAAAGCCCATTTAAAAATGTTCTGATGAGCAATTTTAAATGGGCTTTTTTATTAGTATTCAGTAATTATTTTACATAA
- the apaH gene encoding bis(5'-nucleosyl)-tetraphosphatase (symmetrical) ApaH — protein MATYIVGDLHGCFDELQLLLKQVNYNPAQDELWLTGDLVARGAKSLECVRFVKDPKNNAKTILGNHDLHLLATLLGIKKVKPNDQVDAIFAAEDRADLQNWLRNQPLLIQHPKYGFLLAHAGIGPEWNLTETIACAREAEAVLQSDHYADYIAQMYENTPDHWSAEWQGIERWRYIINVFTRMRFCYADKRLDFACKLPVEDAPNELKPWFELDNALFHQQDIIFGHWASLMGKADKPNIYALDTGCAWGNHLTMIRWEDKQIFTQERLK, from the coding sequence ATGGCGACTTATATTGTTGGCGATTTACACGGCTGTTTTGATGAGTTACAACTGCTGCTCAAACAAGTTAATTACAATCCGGCACAAGATGAATTGTGGCTGACCGGCGATTTAGTTGCTCGAGGCGCAAAATCATTAGAATGTGTGCGCTTTGTGAAAGATCCGAAGAATAATGCAAAAACCATTTTAGGTAATCACGATCTGCACTTGCTCGCCACTTTACTCGGTATCAAAAAAGTGAAACCTAATGATCAAGTGGATGCGATTTTCGCTGCTGAAGATCGCGCTGATTTGCAAAATTGGCTGAGAAATCAACCGCTTCTTATTCAACATCCGAAGTATGGCTTCTTACTGGCTCATGCCGGTATCGGCCCCGAATGGAACTTAACGGAAACTATCGCTTGTGCCAGAGAAGCGGAAGCCGTTTTACAAAGTGACCATTATGCCGACTACATTGCCCAAATGTACGAAAACACACCGGATCACTGGTCTGCCGAATGGCAAGGTATCGAACGTTGGCGATATATTATCAACGTATTTACCCGTATGCGTTTTTGCTATGCCGACAAGCGGTTAGATTTTGCTTGTAAATTACCAGTTGAAGATGCACCAAACGAACTAAAACCTTGGTTTGAATTAGATAATGCGTTATTTCATCAACAAGACATTATTTTCGGTCATTGGGCAAGTTTAATGGGTAAAGCGGATAAACCGAATATCTACGCCTTAGACACCGGCTGTGCTTGGGGTAACCATCTCACCATGATCCGATGGGAAGATAAACAGATTTTCACCCAAGAACGCTTAAAATAA
- a CDS encoding BrnA antitoxin family protein: MKYTEDYIDDENPEWTDEDFKNALTFEQMPPALQALVIESRERKRGRPVTQKKKVSVTIRYSQSVIDAFKSTGKGWQSRMNQVLEDYVAKTL, encoded by the coding sequence ATGAAATATACCGAAGATTATATTGATGACGAAAATCCGGAATGGACAGATGAAGATTTCAAAAACGCTCTCACTTTCGAACAAATGCCTCCTGCATTACAGGCATTAGTGATTGAAAGCCGTGAGCGAAAACGTGGCCGTCCAGTTACACAAAAAAAGAAAGTGAGTGTGACAATTCGCTACTCGCAATCCGTGATTGATGCTTTTAAGTCCACTGGCAAAGGCTGGCAAAGCCGAATGAATCAAGTTTTGGAAGACTACGTAGCGAAGACATTGTAA
- a CDS encoding AI-2E family transporter produces the protein MFEMFQSWYKQKFNDPQTVALLGILLIGFSIIYFFSDLIMPLLIAIVFAYLLEWPIKLLTQKLKFPRLLSLILVLGSFISLSTFLFVVMLPTLWNQAVTFIRDLPSMLNLLNAWLEALPEHYPELIDYAMLDSLMNTLKEKILGFGESLLALSVNSIISLVGLGIYAFLVPLMVFFLLKDKPLFVRGFIKFLPKNRRLAANVWFEMQQQIANYIRGKVLEILIVGIVTYAIFLFFDLRYPLLLSVAVGLSVLIPYIGAVLVTIPVALVALFQFGLSTDFYYLLLAFVISQLLDGNLVVPFLFSEAVNLHPLTIIVAVLIFGGLWGFWGVFFAIPLATLVKAVINALPSNEEEA, from the coding sequence ATGTTCGAGATGTTCCAATCTTGGTATAAGCAAAAATTTAATGATCCTCAAACAGTTGCGCTGTTAGGAATCCTTTTGATTGGATTTAGCATTATCTATTTCTTTAGTGATTTGATTATGCCTTTGCTCATTGCTATCGTTTTCGCTTATTTATTAGAATGGCCGATCAAATTACTGACTCAAAAACTTAAATTCCCTCGCTTACTCAGTCTGATTTTAGTTCTGGGTAGTTTTATTTCCTTATCGACTTTTCTTTTTGTCGTAATGTTACCGACTTTATGGAATCAGGCGGTAACGTTTATTCGTGATTTACCCTCGATGCTGAACTTATTAAATGCGTGGTTGGAAGCCTTACCGGAACATTATCCCGAATTAATTGATTATGCCATGCTCGATTCGTTGATGAATACGCTGAAGGAAAAAATTTTAGGGTTCGGCGAATCTTTATTAGCCTTATCGGTCAATTCCATTATCAGCTTGGTCGGATTAGGCATTTATGCTTTTCTTGTGCCTTTAATGGTTTTCTTTCTACTTAAAGACAAACCTTTATTCGTACGCGGTTTTATCAAATTTCTACCGAAAAACCGCCGCTTGGCTGCAAATGTTTGGTTTGAAATGCAGCAACAAATTGCCAATTATATTCGAGGAAAAGTCCTTGAAATTTTAATTGTCGGTATCGTTACCTATGCAATATTTTTATTTTTCGATTTACGTTATCCGTTATTACTTTCCGTCGCGGTAGGTTTATCCGTACTTATACCTTATATCGGAGCGGTATTGGTAACGATACCGGTCGCACTGGTTGCGTTATTTCAATTCGGCTTGTCCACCGACTTTTATTATTTATTGTTAGCTTTCGTGATTAGCCAATTGTTAGACGGGAACTTAGTCGTACCGTTTTTATTTTCGGAAGCGGTGAATCTACATCCTTTAACAATTATTGTCGCCGTGCTGATTTTCGGTGGTTTGTGGGGATTTTGGGGCGTATTTTTTGCAATTCCGTTGGCAACATTGGTCAAAGCCGTTATAAACGCTTTACCTTCCAATGAAGAAGAGGCTTAA
- a CDS encoding CidA/LrgA family protein, with the protein MQKNIIGFALSLAILWAMLYLGKGLNTLIPIGIPDSIWGLLVLFVTLIAGLIKLEWVLPTGRFLNRYMPLVFLPICVGMIEYGEILVRYFSSLIISNILSTIITIVVVGWAAQRLFRHSGEEQ; encoded by the coding sequence ATGCAAAAGAACATTATCGGCTTTGCTCTTTCCTTAGCGATTTTATGGGCAATGCTTTATCTCGGTAAAGGGTTAAATACGCTCATTCCCATCGGTATCCCCGACAGTATTTGGGGTTTACTTGTCTTATTTGTTACGCTGATTGCAGGCTTAATCAAATTGGAATGGGTGTTACCGACCGGACGTTTTCTAAACCGTTATATGCCACTCGTTTTTCTACCGATTTGTGTGGGTATGATTGAATACGGCGAGATTTTAGTTCGTTATTTTTCCTCGCTAATTATTTCCAATATCCTTAGCACAATAATTACCATTGTTGTAGTCGGTTGGGCGGCCCAGCGTTTATTTAGACATTCGGGAGAGGAACAATGA
- a CDS encoding enoyl-ACP reductase FabI yields the protein MSFLTGKRILVTGLASNRSIAYGIAKAMKAQGAELAFTYLNDKLQPRVEEFAKEFGSDIVLPLDVATDESIQNCFAELSKKWEKFDGFVHAIAFAPGDQLDGDYVNAATREGYRIAHDISAYSFVAMAQAARPYLNENASLLTLSYLGAERAIPNYNVMCLAKASLEAATRVMAADLGKDGIRVNAISAGPIRTLAASGIKNFKKMLSAFEKTAALRRTVTIDDVGNSAAFLCSDLASGVTGEVLHVDAGFSITAMGELGEE from the coding sequence AGCAATGAAAGCGCAAGGCGCAGAACTCGCATTCACTTATTTAAACGATAAATTACAACCGCGTGTTGAAGAGTTTGCTAAAGAATTCGGTTCGGACATCGTATTACCATTAGATGTAGCGACAGACGAATCAATCCAAAACTGCTTTGCAGAATTAAGCAAAAAATGGGAAAAATTCGACGGTTTCGTACACGCCATCGCATTTGCACCGGGTGACCAATTAGACGGTGATTATGTAAACGCGGCAACACGCGAAGGCTACCGTATCGCACACGACATCAGTGCATACAGCTTCGTTGCAATGGCTCAAGCGGCTCGTCCTTACTTAAACGAAAATGCGTCACTTTTAACTTTAAGTTACTTAGGCGCGGAACGTGCGATTCCTAACTACAACGTAATGTGTTTAGCAAAAGCGTCATTAGAAGCGGCGACGCGTGTAATGGCGGCGGATTTAGGTAAAGACGGTATCCGTGTAAATGCAATCTCTGCAGGTCCAATCCGTACACTTGCGGCATCAGGCATCAAAAACTTCAAAAAAATGCTTTCTGCATTCGAGAAAACCGCAGCATTACGTCGTACCGTTACCATTGACGATGTAGGTAACTCGGCGGCATTCTTATGTTCGGACTTAGCTTCAGGTGTAACCGGTGAAGTGTTACACGTTGATGCAGGTTTCAGCATTACCGCAATGGGCGAGTTAGGCGAAGAATAA
- a CDS encoding BrnT family toxin: MKLEYDEQKSRRNENERGLPFSVAKNFEFDTAFIEQDIRFEYSEPRFKAIGFIQNRLFVIVFCLRNENYRIISLRKANPREVKKYEIYRRLY, encoded by the coding sequence ATGAAGCTAGAATACGATGAACAAAAAAGCCGACGAAACGAAAATGAAAGAGGTTTACCGTTTTCAGTTGCAAAAAATTTTGAATTTGATACCGCTTTCATTGAACAAGATATTCGCTTTGAATACTCGGAACCTCGTTTTAAAGCAATCGGATTTATCCAAAATCGACTTTTTGTGATCGTTTTTTGTTTAAGAAACGAAAATTACCGCATTATTAGCTTGCGCAAAGCCAATCCAAGAGAGGTTAAAAAATATGAAATATACCGAAGATTATATTGA
- a CDS encoding class I SAM-dependent methyltransferase yields the protein MKKDEIGHNFLSRLGKTRLRPGGKLATDWLIANADFNPNKKVLEVACNMCTTAIQIAKQYGCHITGIDLDEEALDKARSNIKENNLEDFIQVQRANATKLPFEDNSFDIVINEAMLTMLPLEAKEKAIREYFRVLKPGGFLLTHDVMLQNDDAEQVLVALREAINVSVTPLTKEGWKNTFHQCGFRNVDVFSGEMTLLSPKGLIYDEGVLGAMKIVGNALKPENRETFKKMFQTFNNPEHKLGFVAVCSQK from the coding sequence ATGAAGAAAGATGAAATAGGACATAATTTCTTATCTCGTTTAGGAAAAACGCGATTACGTCCAGGCGGTAAGCTGGCAACCGATTGGTTAATTGCCAACGCTGATTTTAATCCTAATAAAAAAGTCTTGGAAGTGGCATGCAATATGTGTACCACTGCAATACAAATTGCTAAACAGTACGGTTGCCATATTACAGGGATTGATCTGGACGAAGAAGCCTTAGATAAAGCGCGCAGTAATATAAAAGAAAATAACTTGGAAGACTTTATTCAAGTTCAACGTGCAAATGCGACCAAATTACCTTTTGAAGACAACAGTTTTGATATTGTCATCAATGAAGCGATGCTGACTATGCTTCCTCTTGAAGCTAAAGAGAAAGCGATTCGTGAATATTTCAGAGTCTTAAAACCGGGCGGTTTTTTACTCACTCACGATGTGATGTTACAAAATGACGATGCGGAACAAGTTTTAGTCGCTTTACGTGAAGCGATTAACGTTAGTGTAACGCCGCTTACTAAAGAAGGGTGGAAAAACACTTTCCATCAATGCGGTTTCCGTAATGTCGATGTATTTTCAGGAGAGATGACGCTGCTTTCGCCGAAAGGTCTGATCTACGACGAAGGCGTTTTAGGTGCAATGAAAATCGTCGGTAATGCGCTAAAACCCGAAAACCGTGAAACATTCAAAAAAATGTTCCAAACCTTTAATAATCCTGAACATAAACTAGGCTTTGTTGCAGTTTGTAGCCAAAAATAA
- a CDS encoding exoribonuclease II: MFQNNPLLAQLKQQIEANKEYVEGTVKASDKAFGFLECDKKSYFIPPMEMKKVMHGDKVKAVVKREGDKEQVEIDSLLEPMLDRFIAQVRFNKDNKLQLIVDHPSIKNIIPANTHKKVTETLESGDWVVAQLKTHPLRDDRFLFAQITQFICKADDNFAPWWVTLARHEQPREPVANEKSYELHDELDREDLTSLYFTTIDSPSTQDMDDALYIEPIKQGEVQTGWRLVVAIADPTAYIPENSNLEKAACQRCFTNYLPGFNIPMLPRELSDDLCSLVPNERRPALVGYIETDLAGNITGDTRFVSAWVESKAKLAYDNVSDYLEQVENAWQPESAETKQQIDWLYQFTLARIEWRRNNALLFKESGDYSFELNEDGSVRDIHVEYRRIANQMIEESMIIANICCAKFLADNAKTGVFNTHAGFDPKNLELAQKFLLDTLATDENRDALTAFYAPEKLATLEGYCEMRRSIDEFPEKFLELRLRRYLTFAEFKSEVAPHLGLGISHYATWTSPIRKYGDMVNHRLIKQVLLGKQAKTVEESILVRLQEARRQNRLVERDIADWLYARYLFPMVEQALEFDCEIADVSRGGVRAKVIENGAQIFVPFSTLHDEKEEMEFRPEEIALYIKGEKAYQIGQAVKVKLTEVRLETRSIVGNII; encoded by the coding sequence ATGTTTCAAAACAATCCGTTACTTGCCCAATTAAAGCAACAAATTGAGGCAAATAAAGAATATGTGGAAGGCACGGTTAAAGCTTCTGATAAAGCGTTCGGTTTTTTAGAATGTGACAAAAAAAGTTATTTCATTCCGCCGATGGAAATGAAAAAAGTAATGCACGGCGATAAAGTAAAAGCGGTAGTAAAGCGTGAAGGCGATAAAGAACAGGTAGAAATCGACAGTTTACTTGAACCGATGCTTGATCGCTTTATTGCACAGGTGCGTTTTAACAAAGACAATAAATTACAACTGATTGTCGATCACCCAAGCATTAAAAATATCATTCCGGCAAATACGCATAAAAAAGTCACTGAAACATTGGAAAGTGGTGACTGGGTTGTGGCACAGCTTAAAACTCACCCATTACGTGACGATCGTTTCTTATTTGCTCAAATTACTCAATTTATCTGTAAAGCAGACGATAATTTCGCACCGTGGTGGGTGACTTTAGCACGTCACGAGCAACCTCGTGAGCCGGTAGCGAATGAGAAAAGCTATGAATTACACGATGAATTAGATCGTGAAGATCTGACTTCTCTCTACTTTACCACTATCGACAGCCCTAGCACGCAAGATATGGACGATGCGTTATACATTGAGCCAATCAAACAAGGCGAAGTACAAACCGGTTGGCGTTTAGTGGTGGCGATTGCCGATCCGACCGCCTATATTCCGGAAAACTCAAATCTTGAAAAAGCCGCTTGCCAACGTTGTTTTACCAACTATTTACCGGGCTTCAATATTCCGATGTTGCCTCGTGAGCTGTCGGATGATCTCTGCTCGCTCGTGCCGAATGAAAGACGCCCGGCGTTAGTCGGTTATATCGAAACGGATTTAGCCGGTAATATTACTGGCGATACTCGCTTCGTTTCAGCGTGGGTGGAAAGTAAAGCGAAATTAGCTTATGACAACGTATCGGATTATCTCGAACAAGTTGAAAATGCGTGGCAGCCGGAAAGTGCGGAAACCAAACAGCAAATCGATTGGTTATACCAATTTACCCTTGCTCGCATTGAATGGCGCCGTAACAATGCACTATTATTTAAAGAATCCGGCGATTACTCATTTGAATTGAATGAAGACGGTTCGGTGCGCGATATCCACGTGGAATACCGCCGTATCGCAAATCAAATGATCGAAGAGTCGATGATCATTGCCAATATTTGCTGTGCGAAATTCTTAGCGGACAATGCCAAAACCGGCGTATTTAATACCCACGCCGGCTTTGATCCGAAAAATTTAGAATTAGCACAAAAATTTTTATTGGATACGTTAGCTACTGACGAAAACCGTGATGCACTTACCGCATTCTATGCGCCGGAAAAACTGGCAACGCTTGAAGGCTATTGCGAAATGCGTCGTTCGATTGACGAGTTTCCAGAGAAATTCTTAGAACTTCGCTTACGCCGTTATCTCACCTTTGCAGAGTTTAAATCGGAAGTTGCACCACATCTCGGTTTGGGGATCAGCCATTATGCGACTTGGACCTCACCAATCCGTAAATACGGCGATATGGTGAACCATCGCTTAATCAAGCAAGTATTACTCGGCAAGCAGGCGAAAACGGTGGAAGAAAGCATCTTAGTTCGTTTACAAGAAGCTCGCCGTCAAAACCGTTTGGTGGAACGTGATATCGCCGATTGGCTCTATGCTCGCTACCTGTTCCCGATGGTGGAACAAGCGCTCGAATTTGACTGTGAAATTGCCGATGTTTCTCGTGGCGGTGTACGAGCGAAAGTGATCGAAAACGGCGCACAAATTTTCGTGCCGTTCTCCACCCTTCACGATGAAAAAGAAGAAATGGAATTCCGTCCGGAAGAAATCGCACTGTATATTAAAGGCGAAAAAGCTTACCAAATCGGACAGGCAGTTAAAGTAAAACTCACCGAAGTACGTTTAGAAACACGTTCGATTGTGGGGAACATTATCTAA